A genomic window from Flintibacter sp. KGMB00164 includes:
- the radA gene encoding DNA repair protein RadA, with protein sequence MKEKILYYCTECGNETPKWQGKCPACGAWNTIVERPAEKSSKKGPVRSVGSGLGVAVNRPKPIAQVETTDELRFPTGMGELDRVLGGGAVKGSLVLVGGAPGIGKSTLMLQICGSLCRFANVLYVSGEESERQIKLRAERLKVGGEGLYLLSETSLDNLVDAVHELKPDILIVDSIQTLYHGDLSASPGSVSQVKECTMALMQLAKGEGLTIFVIGHVNKEGSIAGPKVLEHMVDCVLYFEGERHMSYRILRAAKNRFGATNEIGVFEMEDGGLSEVPNPSETLLAGRPEGVPGSCVTCVMEGVRPVLAEVQALVVPSSLGNPRRVSNGFEYNRAMLLLAVLEKRGGLLLGGCDAYLNVIGGLSLDEPAADLAAMMAMASSFRDKPVPSDLAAIGEVGLTGELRAVNTLGQRLSEVRRLGFTKCLIPKRTQGKLVVPEGLELIRVANIREALAALL encoded by the coding sequence ATGAAAGAGAAGATCCTGTACTACTGTACCGAATGTGGAAATGAGACCCCCAAGTGGCAGGGCAAGTGCCCGGCCTGCGGGGCTTGGAATACGATTGTGGAGCGCCCGGCGGAGAAGTCCTCCAAAAAGGGACCGGTGCGCTCAGTGGGCAGCGGCCTGGGGGTGGCGGTGAACCGCCCCAAGCCCATCGCCCAGGTGGAGACCACCGATGAGCTGCGCTTTCCCACCGGAATGGGAGAGCTGGACCGGGTGCTGGGCGGGGGAGCCGTGAAGGGTTCCCTGGTCCTGGTGGGCGGCGCGCCGGGCATCGGCAAGTCCACCCTGATGCTCCAGATCTGCGGCTCTCTGTGCCGGTTTGCCAACGTGTTGTACGTCTCCGGTGAGGAATCCGAGCGGCAGATCAAGCTGCGGGCCGAACGGCTCAAAGTAGGCGGGGAGGGGCTGTACCTCCTGTCGGAAACCAGCCTGGACAACCTGGTGGATGCCGTACACGAATTAAAGCCCGATATTCTGATTGTCGACTCCATCCAGACCCTCTACCACGGGGACCTGTCCGCTTCGCCGGGCAGCGTGAGCCAGGTGAAAGAGTGCACCATGGCCCTGATGCAGCTGGCAAAAGGGGAGGGGCTCACCATTTTTGTCATTGGCCACGTGAATAAGGAGGGCTCCATCGCCGGACCTAAGGTGCTGGAGCACATGGTGGACTGTGTGCTCTACTTTGAGGGCGAGCGGCACATGTCCTACCGCATCCTCCGGGCGGCCAAAAACCGCTTCGGCGCCACCAATGAAATTGGTGTGTTTGAAATGGAGGACGGCGGGCTCAGCGAGGTGCCCAATCCCTCGGAAACCCTGCTGGCCGGACGTCCGGAGGGCGTGCCCGGTTCCTGCGTCACCTGTGTGATGGAGGGCGTTCGTCCGGTATTGGCCGAGGTACAGGCCCTGGTCGTGCCCAGCAGCCTGGGTAACCCCCGGCGGGTGAGCAATGGCTTTGAGTATAACCGGGCCATGCTGCTGCTGGCCGTGCTGGAGAAACGGGGCGGCCTGCTGCTGGGAGGCTGCGACGCCTATTTGAACGTGATCGGCGGCCTGTCGTTGGACGAGCCTGCCGCCGACCTTGCCGCCATGATGGCCATGGCGTCCAGTTTTCGAGACAAGCCGGTGCCCAGCGACCTTGCCGCCATCGGTGAGGTAGGACTAACCGGAGAGCTGCGTGCCGTGAACACCTTGGGGCAGAGGCTGTCCGAGGTACGGCGTCTTGGCTTTACCAAATGCCTGATCCCCAAGCGCACCCAGGGGAAGCTGGTGGTGCCGGAGGGGCTGGAACTCATCCGGGTGGCCAACATCCGGGAGGCTCTGGCGGCCTTGCTGTAA
- a CDS encoding tyrosine-type recombinase/integrase, with translation MIDYRTEAPPILRDFLVYHETIQGHSRATVDEYFLDLRSFFRFLKLDKGRVAKDTPFDEISIDDVDLDLVRGVTLSDVYAYMNYLSRDRAVHPNSSDAHYGLAPAARARKAAAIRSFYKYLSSKAKLITENPMQDLDAPRLKKTLPRYLNLDESVELLSHVDGPNQVRDYCILTLFLNCGLRISELIGLNVTDVRGDQLRVLGKGNKERVLFLNEACRSALDDWMTERSTLTLLDQNALFVTPRNRQRITRAAVHKLVKKHLSAAGLDSTKYSSHKLRHTAATLMLQNGVDVRTLQEVLGHDHLNTTQIYTHVDNDDLRTAARANPLAKVRKPKKEAKQQDE, from the coding sequence ATGATAGATTATCGTACCGAAGCACCACCCATTTTACGTGATTTTCTTGTTTATCACGAGACCATTCAGGGCCACTCCCGGGCCACCGTGGACGAATACTTTCTGGACCTGCGCAGCTTTTTCCGATTTCTCAAGCTGGACAAAGGCCGCGTGGCCAAGGACACGCCGTTTGATGAGATCTCCATTGACGACGTGGATCTGGATCTGGTCCGCGGCGTTACGCTCAGCGATGTGTACGCCTATATGAACTATCTGTCCCGGGACCGCGCGGTCCATCCCAACAGCTCTGACGCCCACTACGGCCTGGCGCCTGCCGCTCGTGCCCGCAAAGCCGCCGCCATCCGTTCCTTTTATAAATACCTCTCCAGCAAGGCCAAGCTCATCACTGAAAACCCCATGCAGGACCTGGACGCACCACGGCTGAAAAAGACGCTGCCCCGTTACCTGAATCTGGATGAGAGCGTGGAACTGCTCAGCCATGTGGACGGCCCCAACCAGGTGCGTGATTACTGTATCCTAACTCTGTTTCTCAACTGCGGCCTGCGAATCTCCGAGCTCATCGGCCTGAACGTCACCGATGTGCGCGGCGATCAACTGCGCGTGTTAGGCAAGGGTAACAAAGAGCGTGTTCTCTTTTTGAACGAGGCCTGCCGCTCCGCCCTGGACGACTGGATGACGGAGCGCTCCACCCTCACCCTGCTGGATCAGAACGCCCTGTTCGTCACCCCCCGCAACCGCCAGCGCATCACCCGGGCGGCGGTCCATAAGCTGGTAAAAAAGCACCTGTCCGCTGCCGGGCTGGACAGCACCAAGTACTCCTCCCACAAGCTGCGCCACACCGCCGCCACCCTGATGCTGCAAAACGGCGTGGACGTGCGCACCCTTCAGGAAGTTCTGGGCCACGATCACCTGAACACCACGCAGATCTACACCCACGTGGACAACGACGATCTGCGCACCGCCGCCCGGGCAAATCCCCTGGCTAAGGTGCGGAAACCGAAAAAAGAAGCTAAACAACAGGATGAATAG
- a CDS encoding PadR family transcriptional regulator: MIPSQMLKGTLEGCVLAIISKQETYGYEISQQLMAYGFGKITEGTIYPLLLRLEKNGSICATYKTSDVGPRRKYYQLTPTGQEALNDFFQSYCELSNAVHHLMEDMKGGVSGE; the protein is encoded by the coding sequence GTGATCCCATCCCAAATGCTAAAAGGAACCCTGGAAGGCTGTGTGCTGGCCATCATCAGCAAACAGGAGACCTATGGATATGAAATATCCCAGCAGCTTATGGCGTATGGATTTGGCAAGATTACAGAGGGTACCATCTATCCTCTGCTGCTTCGGCTGGAGAAAAATGGCTCTATCTGTGCCACCTACAAAACCTCTGATGTGGGTCCTAGACGGAAGTATTATCAGTTGACCCCCACCGGACAGGAGGCCTTGAACGACTTTTTTCAGAGTTATTGTGAACTGTCCAACGCAGTCCATCATCTGATGGAAGATATGAAAGGAGGAGTATCAGGTGAGTAA
- the tnpA gene encoding IS200/IS605 family transposase, translated as MKEKDIGNLQHTTWRCQYHIVFAPKYRRLAIYGQIKKDVGQILRKLCEQKGVEIIEAEACPDHIHMLISIPPKYSVSQIMGYLKGKSSLMIFDRHANLKYKYGDRHFWARGYYVDTVGRNKKQIQEYIRSQLEEDKIADQISIKEFIDPFTGSKNPKA; from the coding sequence ATGAAAGAAAAAGATATAGGGAATTTGCAGCATACGACATGGAGATGTCAATACCATATCGTATTTGCCCCCAAATACAGACGGCTAGCCATATATGGACAGATCAAGAAGGATGTTGGACAAATTCTGCGGAAACTATGCGAGCAAAAAGGTGTGGAAATTATAGAAGCAGAAGCATGCCCAGACCATATTCACATGCTAATCAGCATACCGCCCAAGTACAGTGTATCACAAATCATGGGGTATCTCAAAGGAAAAAGTAGCCTGATGATATTCGACCGGCATGCGAATTTAAAATACAAGTACGGAGACAGGCATTTCTGGGCAAGAGGGTACTATGTGGACACAGTAGGGCGAAATAAAAAGCAGATACAAGAGTACATACGGAGTCAATTAGAGGAGGACAAGATCGCGGACCAAATCAGTATCAAGGAATTTATCGATCCGTTTACGGGTAGCAAGAATCCCAAGGCATAA
- a CDS encoding Na+/H+ antiporter NhaC family protein, translating into METLTLLLFCAALVVCVALNWSILYALAVGLVIFLAYGRRRGYGWRELGSMCLDGVKTARNILVTFLLIGVLTALWRASGTIPAIISYTTPFIQPSVFLMMTFLLNCLVSVLTGTAFGAAATMGVICATLGTAMGVPLVLIGGAVLSGVFFGDRCSPVSTSALLVAELTQTSIFDNIRAMLRTSWLPFVVTSLLYLFVGMATPHTQTSLDLAALFETEFQLHWIALLPALVIFALALGRVPVKWAMGASILSAIPICLLLQRVQPVELLHCALLGYQAREEAVGAMLNGGGVISMVKVAVIVCISSAYSGIFQKTRLLDGLQQAILTLSRRITPYGAMLCTGVLASAVACNQTLAIILTHQLCKDAQPSREETAIALEDTAVVAAPLIPWSIAAGVPLASVGAPMVSICFAFFLYLLPLWRLGTELVKVKCKRG; encoded by the coding sequence GTGGAAACGCTGACGCTGCTGCTGTTTTGTGCTGCTCTGGTGGTGTGCGTGGCTCTGAACTGGTCCATTCTGTACGCTCTGGCGGTGGGATTGGTCATCTTTTTGGCTTACGGACGCAGGCGGGGCTATGGCTGGCGGGAGCTGGGGAGTATGTGTCTGGACGGAGTCAAAACCGCCCGGAACATTCTGGTCACATTCCTGCTCATCGGCGTGCTCACCGCCCTGTGGCGGGCCTCGGGTACCATTCCGGCCATCATCAGCTATACCACGCCCTTTATCCAGCCCTCTGTGTTCCTTATGATGACCTTTTTGCTCAACTGTTTGGTATCAGTGCTCACCGGAACCGCCTTTGGCGCGGCGGCCACTATGGGAGTCATCTGCGCCACTCTGGGCACAGCCATGGGAGTACCTCTGGTGCTGATCGGAGGCGCAGTACTCTCCGGCGTGTTCTTCGGAGACCGGTGCTCTCCTGTGTCCACCAGCGCTCTGCTGGTGGCAGAGCTTACCCAGACCAGCATCTTTGACAACATCCGGGCCATGCTGCGCACCTCCTGGCTGCCCTTTGTGGTGACCAGTCTGCTGTACCTTTTTGTGGGCATGGCCACACCGCACACCCAGACCTCTTTGGATCTGGCTGCTTTGTTTGAGACGGAATTTCAACTGCATTGGATCGCGCTGCTGCCCGCTCTGGTGATTTTCGCGCTGGCTTTGGGCCGGGTGCCGGTGAAGTGGGCCATGGGGGCCAGTATTCTCTCCGCTATTCCCATCTGCCTGCTTCTCCAGCGGGTCCAGCCGGTGGAGCTGCTGCACTGCGCCCTGCTTGGTTACCAGGCCAGGGAGGAGGCGGTGGGGGCCATGCTCAACGGCGGCGGAGTCATTTCTATGGTGAAGGTTGCCGTCATCGTGTGCATCTCCTCGGCTTACTCGGGCATTTTCCAAAAAACCAGGCTGCTGGACGGGCTGCAGCAGGCCATTCTGACTCTCAGCCGGCGCATCACCCCCTACGGGGCCATGCTGTGCACCGGCGTGCTGGCCTCTGCCGTGGCCTGCAATCAGACGCTGGCCATCATCCTGACCCACCAGCTGTGCAAGGACGCCCAGCCCAGCCGGGAGGAGACCGCCATCGCCCTGGAGGATACGGCGGTGGTAGCGGCGCCGCTGATCCCCTGGTCTATCGCAGCCGGAGTGCCGCTGGCCTCGGTGGGAGCGCCTATGGTTAGCATCTGCTTTGCGTTTTTCCTCTATCTGCTGCCTCTTTGGCGGCTTGGAACGGAGCTAGTAAAGGTGAAATGTAAGAGGGGATAG
- a CDS encoding sigma-70 family RNA polymerase sigma factor, translated as MEDKQIVALYWKREERAITASEEKYGPVCRSVSYNILQSRPDAEECVNDTWHRAWNTMPPQRPNSLRAYLCRIVRNLSIDRWRQRYSAKRGGGMEALVLELEECVPAVPSAEEQWEAQEVARAVERWLQTLDEEERDLFLRRYWCGEAVKELAAGLGCSSNGLAQRLRRLRQSLRQALEKEGVVL; from the coding sequence ATGGAGGACAAGCAGATCGTGGCCTTATACTGGAAGCGGGAGGAGCGGGCCATTACCGCCTCGGAGGAGAAGTACGGCCCGGTGTGCCGCAGCGTCTCCTACAACATTCTGCAAAGCCGGCCCGACGCGGAGGAGTGCGTCAACGACACCTGGCACCGGGCCTGGAATACCATGCCGCCTCAGCGGCCCAACAGTCTGCGGGCCTACCTGTGCCGCATCGTGCGCAACCTGTCCATTGACCGCTGGCGGCAGCGGTACAGCGCCAAGCGGGGCGGGGGAATGGAGGCGTTGGTGCTGGAACTGGAGGAGTGCGTCCCGGCGGTGCCCAGCGCGGAGGAGCAGTGGGAGGCCCAGGAGGTGGCCCGGGCGGTGGAGCGGTGGCTTCAGACTCTGGATGAGGAGGAGCGGGATTTGTTTCTCCGCCGGTACTGGTGCGGAGAGGCAGTCAAAGAACTGGCGGCCGGACTAGGCTGTTCCTCCAACGGACTGGCCCAACGGCTGCGGCGGCTGCGCCAGAGTCTGCGTCAGGCGCTGGAGAAGGAGGGCGTGGTGTTATGA
- a CDS encoding SdpI family protein: MYPIYVLIALLPPVAMLIVGIWWKVSPPKMEGKGLAYRTQLSTKSPEAWAFAHKHCARLWVRMGVILTAAAGIAMYLLRDQDYQTFLIWILAGEMALFCVSAFLVDALLKANFEE; encoded by the coding sequence ATGTATCCCATCTATGTTTTGATCGCGCTGCTGCCCCCGGTAGCTATGCTGATCGTGGGTATCTGGTGGAAGGTATCTCCCCCCAAGATGGAGGGAAAAGGTCTGGCCTACCGCACCCAACTGTCTACCAAGAGCCCGGAGGCGTGGGCCTTCGCCCACAAGCACTGCGCCCGGCTGTGGGTGCGCATGGGCGTGATTCTGACTGCGGCGGCGGGCATCGCCATGTACCTGCTGCGGGACCAGGACTACCAGACCTTCCTGATCTGGATCCTGGCGGGCGAGATGGCTTTGTTCTGCGTCTCCGCCTTCCTGGTGGACGCCCTGCTGAAAGCAAATTTTGAAGAATAA
- a CDS encoding N-acetylmuramoyl-L-alanine amidase — translation MRWGSLLILAGLLAVLSAGMLVQTYLGAATPAASWPEGERVWVVDPGHGGEDGGAVSVTGVPESQINLAIAKRLDALLGFYGENSYLMREEDISLHDPEAETLREKKVSDLHNRAETVQSLEGAVLVSIHQNIFSQSQYHGSQVFFAPTQDSQALAESFQQEIQTNLQPDNSRQAKPIGDNVYLMNHVDCPAVLVECGFLSNPEEEAMLRQEGYQTKLAAVLAQVCLSS, via the coding sequence ATGAGATGGGGGTCCCTGCTGATTTTAGCGGGGCTGTTGGCGGTGCTGAGTGCGGGAATGTTGGTGCAGACCTATCTGGGCGCGGCTACTCCGGCGGCTTCCTGGCCGGAAGGAGAGCGGGTTTGGGTGGTCGATCCGGGGCACGGCGGGGAAGACGGAGGTGCAGTGTCGGTGACTGGGGTACCGGAGAGCCAGATCAATCTGGCTATTGCCAAACGTCTGGACGCCCTGTTGGGCTTTTACGGGGAGAACAGCTACCTGATGCGGGAGGAGGATATCTCCCTTCACGACCCGGAGGCGGAAACGTTACGGGAGAAGAAGGTTTCCGACCTGCACAACCGGGCCGAGACCGTGCAGTCACTGGAGGGAGCGGTGCTGGTGAGTATCCACCAGAATATCTTCTCCCAAAGTCAATACCACGGCTCACAGGTTTTCTTTGCTCCTACCCAGGATTCTCAGGCCCTGGCGGAGTCCTTCCAGCAGGAAATTCAGACCAATTTGCAGCCTGATAACAGCCGTCAGGCCAAGCCAATCGGCGACAATGTGTACCTGATGAATCACGTGGACTGTCCGGCGGTGTTGGTGGAGTGCGGCTTTCTCTCCAACCCGGAGGAGGAGGCGATGCTCCGTCAGGAGGGCTACCAAACCAAACTGGCCGCCGTATTGGCCCAGGTCTGCCTATCCTCATAG
- a CDS encoding spore coat protein CotJB, translating to MENGSSCPLPSCPDRYGTLPSCAGLSVPYVPFQQEGSQKYSQSDALSNGTLFPGLNLPFRLKVEGSTVPAGPLAELQALEFVVAELGMYLDTHPSDQEVFDLFQKYVAMEKSARETYQAKFGPLTQSASANGESYQWLKEPWPWNYAQNEVK from the coding sequence ATGGAAAATGGCAGCTCCTGCCCCCTGCCCAGCTGCCCGGACCGCTATGGCACTCTGCCGTCCTGCGCGGGTCTGTCGGTGCCCTATGTTCCCTTCCAACAGGAAGGTTCTCAGAAATATAGCCAGAGCGACGCGCTGAGCAACGGCACTCTGTTTCCCGGCCTGAATCTTCCCTTCCGCCTGAAGGTGGAGGGCAGCACCGTCCCTGCCGGTCCTCTGGCCGAGCTCCAGGCTCTGGAGTTTGTGGTCGCGGAGCTTGGCATGTATCTGGATACACACCCCAGCGACCAGGAGGTCTTCGACCTGTTTCAGAAGTACGTCGCCATGGAGAAGAGCGCCCGGGAGACCTATCAGGCCAAGTTCGGCCCTCTGACCCAGAGCGCCTCCGCCAACGGGGAGAGCTATCAGTGGCTCAAGGAGCCCTGGCCCTGGAACTATGCGCAAAACGAGGTGAAATGA
- a CDS encoding manganese catalase family protein, which translates to MFLYEKKLQFPVKVATPNPKLASFIISQYGGPDGEVGAAMRYLSQRYAMPYAEAKGLLTDIGTEELGHMEMVAALVHQLTRNLSDEEVRNNASFAPYFVDHTTGVYPTAASGFPWSAGGMQSTGDVIADLTEDLAAEQKARVTYDNILRLSDDPDVNNVIRFLREREIVHFQRFGECLRLCKEKMDAKNIYLTNPAFDRSPTQQPRTGMAKG; encoded by the coding sequence ATGTTTCTTTATGAGAAAAAGCTGCAGTTCCCGGTAAAGGTGGCCACTCCCAACCCCAAGCTGGCCTCCTTCATCATCAGCCAGTACGGCGGCCCCGACGGCGAGGTTGGTGCGGCTATGCGTTACCTCTCCCAGCGCTACGCCATGCCCTATGCGGAGGCCAAAGGCCTGCTCACCGACATCGGCACCGAGGAGCTGGGCCACATGGAGATGGTGGCCGCTCTGGTCCATCAGCTCACCCGGAACCTGAGCGACGAGGAGGTGCGCAATAACGCCTCCTTCGCCCCCTACTTTGTAGACCACACCACCGGCGTCTACCCCACCGCCGCTTCCGGCTTCCCCTGGAGTGCGGGAGGCATGCAGTCCACCGGCGACGTGATCGCCGACCTCACCGAGGACCTTGCCGCGGAACAGAAAGCCCGCGTCACATACGATAACATCCTGCGTCTCAGCGATGATCCTGACGTGAACAACGTCATCCGCTTCCTGCGGGAGCGGGAGATCGTCCACTTCCAGCGCTTTGGCGAGTGCCTGCGGCTGTGCAAGGAGAAGATGGATGCCAAAAACATCTATCTCACCAACCCCGCCTTTGACCGCTCCCCCACTCAACAGCCACGCACCGGAATGGCGAAGGGCTGA
- a CDS encoding OmpA family protein, translating to MKKTAAWILAVTLVLSLTACGGKNASDTSSQGAGSSQPTEDVSTQENNKPDNGSLIVAADGLESMGEATEMLRGGTNQNEAVLLPLNTKLTGKTTQDGGLWYAFTTSSTENATYRITTVNKTLDTSDLCLSIYNAYGEKMHSYTLDANQAGRASTLDLELPASTTYYIYIWAEKGDIISYSLIIRDPEEQKSGYSTAGSVSESVGAVAGQEILAGTNQDEGGMIPLETEVSGKVSDGRGQWYAFTTNSVENATYEVTTVNKTPGTGDFCLRVYNMYGETMHRYTLNANQSGEAATESMQLSPKTTYYIYVWADKKDTIQYTLKIHGPEEQSTAGSVTVEEEPLVFETPFELNSTQVMFKAESDAFLDEAAAKEALKPVAEVILAHPDHPILLAGTTATDGDQQDRVDLSNRRAAAVKDLLVSAFGVPEDQLTTIGLGFEADPFVRGQDRDANGKFVESEGAKNRRVIVMDANDPIAQELLGA from the coding sequence ATGAAAAAGACAGCTGCATGGATACTGGCTGTGACGCTGGTTTTGTCCCTGACCGCCTGCGGTGGGAAAAATGCGTCAGATACCTCGTCCCAGGGAGCGGGCAGCTCCCAACCCACGGAGGACGTTTCAACGCAGGAAAATAATAAGCCGGATAACGGCTCGCTGATTGTGGCAGCAGACGGACTGGAGTCTATGGGTGAGGCCACTGAGATGCTCCGGGGCGGAACCAATCAAAATGAGGCAGTATTGCTGCCCCTGAACACCAAGCTCACCGGAAAGACCACCCAGGATGGCGGCCTGTGGTATGCCTTTACCACCAGCTCCACCGAGAATGCCACCTACCGGATCACCACCGTAAACAAGACCTTGGATACCAGCGATCTCTGCCTGAGTATCTACAATGCCTATGGTGAGAAGATGCACTCGTACACTTTGGATGCCAATCAAGCGGGACGCGCTTCCACGCTGGATCTGGAATTGCCCGCCAGCACTACCTATTACATCTATATCTGGGCGGAAAAGGGAGATATTATCTCCTATTCCCTCATCATCCGGGACCCGGAGGAGCAGAAGTCCGGTTATTCCACCGCCGGAAGCGTGTCCGAGTCGGTGGGAGCCGTGGCTGGACAGGAGATCCTTGCCGGTACCAACCAGGACGAAGGCGGCATGATCCCTCTGGAGACGGAGGTCTCCGGCAAGGTGAGCGACGGACGGGGGCAGTGGTATGCATTTACAACCAACTCGGTGGAGAACGCCACCTATGAAGTCACCACGGTGAACAAAACGCCTGGAACCGGGGATTTTTGTCTGCGTGTCTATAATATGTATGGCGAAACCATGCACCGGTATACTCTGAACGCAAATCAGAGCGGAGAGGCGGCTACGGAGAGTATGCAGCTATCTCCCAAGACCACCTATTATATCTACGTCTGGGCAGATAAAAAGGACACCATTCAGTATACCCTCAAAATCCACGGCCCGGAGGAGCAGAGTACCGCCGGTTCGGTCACCGTGGAGGAGGAGCCCCTGGTCTTCGAGACCCCCTTTGAGCTCAACTCCACCCAGGTGATGTTCAAGGCGGAAAGTGATGCCTTCCTGGATGAGGCGGCCGCAAAGGAGGCTCTTAAGCCTGTGGCCGAGGTCATCCTTGCCCATCCGGACCATCCCATCCTGCTGGCCGGGACTACGGCTACCGATGGAGATCAGCAGGACCGAGTGGATCTGTCCAACCGCCGGGCAGCTGCGGTAAAGGATCTGCTGGTCAGCGCCTTTGGCGTTCCCGAGGACCAGCTGACGACCATCGGACTGGGCTTTGAAGCAGATCCCTTTGTCCGGGGACAGGACCGGGATGCTAACGGAAAGTTTGTAGAGAGTGAGGGCGCTAAAAATCGGCGCGTCATTGTCATGGATGCCAACGACCCCATTGCGCAGGAACTGCTGGGCGCGTGA